A genome region from Geminicoccus roseus DSM 18922 includes the following:
- a CDS encoding c-type cytochrome: MQLHRIAAVVIVAVSALSATTALLAQDDDIIAKRQATMKALGKEMGAIKELLTGSPEELAQVREHALKISATAPEIPAMFPEGSDQGKTDALPAVWSDPAGFEAAATRMGELADALAASSDSGDAKQVTAAFATLGKEGCGGCHQTYRKPQD, translated from the coding sequence ATGCAACTTCATCGGATCGCTGCAGTCGTGATCGTCGCGGTCTCGGCTCTTTCCGCGACGACCGCGCTTCTCGCCCAGGATGATGACATCATCGCGAAGCGGCAGGCCACCATGAAGGCGTTGGGCAAGGAGATGGGCGCCATCAAGGAGCTCTTGACCGGCTCGCCCGAGGAACTGGCCCAGGTCCGCGAGCACGCGCTCAAGATCAGCGCCACCGCCCCGGAAATCCCGGCGATGTTCCCCGAGGGCAGCGACCAGGGCAAGACCGACGCCCTGCCCGCGGTCTGGTCGGATCCTGCGGGCTTCGAGGCGGCCGCGACCCGGATGGGCGAGCTGGCCGACGCGCTGGCCGCCTCGTCGGACAGCGGCGACGCCAAGCAGGTGACGGCGGCGTTCGCCACCCTGGGCAAGGAGGGCTGCGGCGGCTGCCACCAGACCTACCGGAAGCCGCAGGACTGA
- a CDS encoding HAD family hydrolase yields MIQLREMQKNARVAGILFDKDGTLVDFRRTWMPAYQGLVLDLAQAAGQDGSMAAELADLLLARLGYDGASDRFTPASPLLWATNDHLASLLRQQPELGHLDVGAIAHAHFADAERYPAAPVGDLAGLFARLRGHGLMLGIATMDATSSALALAERFALAPHLSYVAGYDAGHGAKPEPTMVQGFCAATGLEPGQVAVVGDTLADLQMARAANAGLAVAVLTGALPAETLAEAADHVLESVQDLEAWLIATGRLASRAERR; encoded by the coding sequence GTGATCCAGTTGCGGGAAATGCAGAAGAATGCCAGGGTAGCTGGAATCCTGTTCGATAAGGACGGGACGCTGGTGGATTTCAGGCGTACCTGGATGCCCGCCTACCAGGGCCTTGTCCTCGACTTGGCGCAAGCGGCCGGGCAGGACGGTTCGATGGCAGCCGAACTCGCCGATCTGCTCCTGGCAAGGCTGGGCTATGACGGCGCCAGCGACCGCTTCACGCCGGCCAGCCCGCTGCTCTGGGCGACCAACGACCATCTGGCGAGCCTGCTCCGCCAGCAGCCGGAACTGGGCCACCTGGATGTCGGCGCGATCGCCCACGCGCATTTCGCCGACGCGGAGCGCTACCCGGCAGCACCGGTGGGCGATCTGGCCGGGCTGTTCGCCCGTTTGCGCGGCCACGGCCTGATGCTGGGGATCGCCACCATGGATGCGACCAGCTCGGCGCTGGCGCTGGCGGAGCGTTTCGCCCTGGCGCCGCATCTTTCCTACGTGGCGGGCTACGATGCCGGGCATGGCGCCAAGCCGGAGCCGACCATGGTCCAGGGCTTCTGCGCCGCCACCGGGCTGGAGCCCGGCCAGGTCGCCGTGGTCGGCGACACCCTGGCCGATCTGCAGATGGCCAGGGCCGCCAATGCCGGCCTGGCGGTGGCGGTGCTGACCGGGGCGCTGCCGGCGGAAACCCTGGCGGAGGCGGCCGATCATGTCCTGGAAAGCGTCCAGGATCTGGAAGCTTGGCTGATCGCCACAGGAAGGCTTGCCAGCCGCGCCGAGCGCCGCTAA
- the meaB gene encoding methylmalonyl Co-A mutase-associated GTPase MeaB, whose protein sequence is MNTDLAPPIAALAERLLAGERAALARAITLIESSRADHQADAQALLRRLLPHTGQAERIGITGVPGVGKSSFIEALGTMLTGQGHQVAVLAVDPSSSRSGGSILGDKTRMARLAADPRAFVRPSPSSGALGGVARATRESGLLCEAAGYDIILVETVGVGQSETAVADMVDLFLVLMLPGAGDELQGIKKGLVELADLIAVNKADGEQMLAAEQARRHYRNALRIIAPEAAPWRPDVLTVSALTGQGLAELWATVLRFREAMEAAGQRQAKRQAQQVRWMDSLLQDRLLGRLARHREAAAELAACRREVAAGQETPLRAVERVLGAFQGG, encoded by the coding sequence ATGAACACCGACCTCGCCCCGCCGATCGCGGCGCTGGCCGAACGGCTGCTGGCCGGCGAGCGCGCGGCCCTGGCCCGCGCCATCACCCTGATCGAGAGCAGCCGCGCCGACCACCAGGCCGATGCCCAGGCCCTGCTGCGCCGGCTCCTGCCGCATACCGGCCAGGCCGAGCGGATCGGCATCACCGGGGTGCCGGGGGTCGGCAAGAGCAGCTTCATCGAGGCGCTCGGCACCATGCTGACCGGGCAGGGCCACCAGGTGGCGGTGCTGGCGGTGGACCCCTCCAGCTCCCGCAGCGGCGGCTCGATCCTGGGCGACAAGACCCGGATGGCCAGGCTCGCCGCCGATCCCAGGGCGTTCGTCCGCCCGTCCCCTTCCTCCGGAGCGCTGGGCGGCGTGGCGCGCGCCACCCGCGAATCCGGGCTGCTATGCGAGGCGGCCGGCTACGACATCATCCTGGTGGAAACGGTCGGGGTCGGGCAGTCGGAGACCGCGGTCGCCGACATGGTCGACCTGTTCCTGGTGCTGATGCTGCCCGGTGCCGGCGACGAGCTGCAGGGGATCAAGAAGGGCCTGGTCGAGCTGGCCGACCTGATCGCGGTCAACAAGGCCGACGGCGAGCAGATGCTCGCCGCCGAGCAGGCCCGGCGGCACTACCGCAACGCCCTGCGGATCATCGCGCCCGAGGCGGCACCCTGGCGCCCGGACGTGCTGACCGTCTCGGCGCTCACCGGCCAGGGCCTGGCCGAGCTGTGGGCGACCGTGCTGCGCTTTCGCGAGGCGATGGAGGCGGCGGGGCAGCGCCAGGCCAAGCGGCAGGCCCAGCAGGTCCGCTGGATGGACAGCCTGCTGCAGGACCGCCTGCTGGGCCGGCTGGCGCGGCACCGGGAAGCCGCGGCCGAACTCGCCGCCTGCCGCCGCGAGGTCGCCGCCGGGCAGGAGACCCCGCTGCGGGCGGTGGAGCGGGTGCTGGGCGCCTTCCAGGGCGGCTGA
- a CDS encoding GatB/YqeY domain-containing protein: MTLYDQLKADRLSAMKARDEVAKNLLGTLLAAAGKDSKSPDDDTVVRTIRAFLKSVEETIGHLAGRDISVQEREKAILESYLPTVLDEDATRASVEAIVAGLPDRSPRQMGKVMAELKARHGSAIDLKLANPMVKDALSG; this comes from the coding sequence ATGACCCTCTACGACCAGCTCAAAGCCGACCGCCTTTCCGCCATGAAGGCCCGCGACGAGGTGGCCAAGAACCTGCTGGGCACCCTGCTTGCGGCGGCCGGCAAGGACAGCAAGTCGCCGGACGACGACACGGTGGTGCGGACCATCCGGGCCTTCCTGAAGAGCGTCGAGGAAACCATCGGCCACCTGGCCGGCCGCGATATTTCGGTCCAGGAGCGCGAGAAGGCGATCCTGGAATCCTACCTGCCGACCGTGCTGGACGAGGACGCCACCCGTGCTTCGGTGGAAGCGATCGTGGCCGGGCTCCCGGACCGCTCGCCCAGGCAGATGGGCAAGGTGATGGCGGAACTGAAGGCGCGCCACGGCTCCGCCATCGACCTGAAGCTCGCCAACCCCATGGTCAAGGACGCGCTGAGCGGCTGA
- a CDS encoding isochorismatase family protein yields the protein MTHGTPALQDQLPVATSSWSPGDRPTGLVIVDAVHGFCTVGAGPLAPASPNAQVARMVGEIDRLARRFVAAGRPIMALLDTHEPGKAEPPYPPHCERGTGQENLVDELAWLESEILTTLLRKDCINGFIGAVEAAHPGHGVSHNRMADWVALHRLHSVVVTGICTDICVLDLVVTLLSARNHGLVPTLRDIVVLEPACATYDMPLETARSLGLPDTAAHPQALTHHLGLYVMASRGAILASAIEE from the coding sequence GTGACCCACGGAACCCCAGCGCTCCAGGATCAGCTGCCGGTCGCGACATCGAGCTGGTCGCCCGGGGACCGGCCAACCGGTCTGGTGATCGTGGATGCAGTCCACGGCTTCTGCACGGTCGGCGCCGGGCCGCTGGCACCGGCCTCGCCCAATGCCCAGGTCGCCCGGATGGTCGGCGAGATCGACCGGCTGGCCAGGAGGTTCGTCGCCGCCGGGCGTCCGATCATGGCCCTGCTGGACACCCATGAGCCCGGCAAGGCCGAGCCGCCCTACCCGCCCCATTGCGAGCGCGGCACCGGCCAGGAGAACCTGGTCGACGAGCTGGCCTGGCTGGAATCCGAGATCCTGACCACCTTGCTGCGCAAGGACTGCATCAACGGCTTCATCGGCGCGGTCGAGGCCGCCCATCCCGGCCACGGCGTCAGCCACAACCGCATGGCCGACTGGGTGGCGCTGCACCGGCTGCACTCGGTGGTGGTGACCGGGATCTGCACCGACATCTGCGTGCTGGACCTGGTGGTGACCCTGCTCTCCGCCCGCAACCACGGCCTCGTGCCGACCCTGCGCGACATCGTGGTCCTGGAGCCGGCCTGCGCCACCTACGACATGCCGCTGGAGACCGCGCGCAGCCTGGGCCTGCCCGACACCGCCGCCCATCCCCAGGCGCTGACCCATCATCTGGGCCTCTACGTGATGGCGTCGCGCGGCGCGATCCTGGCCTCGGCGATCGAGGAATGA
- the dapB gene encoding 4-hydroxy-tetrahydrodipicolinate reductase, with protein sequence MAVGIIGCAGRMGRHNLEVVLASPGLRLAGGVERAGHPALGQDLGILAGREPAGSVATDDLAGLIQASDVLIEFSAPEPTLEHLRQVAKAGKALVIGTTGFSAEQVQVLEELARSCPVVWAANMSLGVNLLLGLAQRVAASLDVEWDIEILEMHHRHKVDAPSGTALALGRAVAAGRLVALDEVAVRSRDGITGARPEGSIGFATLRGGDVIGDHVVMFAGEGERIELAHRASDRKLFARGAVRAARWLAGRPAGLYGMSDVLGL encoded by the coding sequence ATCGCAGTCGGGATCATCGGATGCGCCGGCCGGATGGGCCGGCACAATCTGGAGGTCGTGCTGGCGAGCCCCGGGCTGCGGCTGGCCGGCGGGGTGGAGCGGGCCGGGCATCCGGCACTGGGCCAGGACCTGGGCATCCTGGCCGGGCGGGAGCCCGCCGGCAGCGTCGCCACCGACGACCTCGCCGGGCTGATCCAGGCCTCGGACGTGCTGATCGAGTTTTCCGCGCCGGAGCCGACCCTGGAACATCTCCGCCAGGTGGCAAAGGCCGGCAAGGCTTTGGTGATCGGCACCACCGGCTTCTCCGCCGAGCAGGTCCAGGTCCTGGAGGAGCTGGCCAGGAGCTGCCCGGTGGTGTGGGCGGCCAACATGAGCCTGGGGGTCAACCTCCTGCTGGGCCTGGCCCAGCGGGTGGCGGCGTCGCTGGACGTCGAGTGGGACATCGAGATCCTGGAGATGCACCACCGCCACAAGGTCGACGCGCCGTCGGGCACCGCGCTGGCGCTTGGGCGGGCGGTGGCCGCCGGGCGGCTGGTGGCGCTGGACGAGGTGGCGGTGCGCAGCCGGGACGGCATCACCGGCGCCCGGCCGGAAGGCTCGATCGGCTTTGCCACCCTGCGCGGCGGCGACGTGATCGGCGACCATGTGGTGATGTTCGCCGGGGAGGGCGAGCGGATCGAGCTGGCGCATCGCGCCAGCGACCGCAAGCTGTTCGCGCGCGGTGCTGTGCGAGCGGCGCGCTGGCTGGCCGGCCGGCCGGCGGGGCTCTACGGGATGTCGGACGTGCTGGGGCTGTGA
- a CDS encoding DUF4332 domain-containing protein — MRVALKARRITTCEQLLRVAGSHAGRRQLLAQSRIDGDELRVILHRADMARIDGLGAVFGLILEELGIATVERLAAEDPADLHVRVREHNRRERISRRSPTPDEVAHWVSQARLLPPRVEDDPAGPATYHGGMSAAF; from the coding sequence TTGCGCGTCGCCCTCAAGGCGCGCCGGATCACCACCTGTGAACAATTGCTGCGGGTCGCCGGCAGCCATGCCGGACGCCGCCAGCTCCTGGCCCAGAGCCGCATCGACGGCGACGAGCTGCGCGTCATCCTGCATCGCGCCGACATGGCCCGCATCGACGGGCTGGGCGCCGTGTTCGGCCTGATCCTGGAGGAGCTGGGCATCGCCACGGTCGAGCGCCTGGCCGCCGAGGACCCGGCCGACCTGCACGTCCGGGTCCGCGAGCACAACCGGCGCGAGCGGATCTCCCGCCGCTCCCCCACGCCCGACGAGGTGGCGCACTGGGTTTCCCAGGCGCGCCTTCTGCCGCCCCGGGTCGAGGACGACCCGGCCGGCCCGGCCACCTATCACGGCGGCATGTCCGCCGCCTTCTAG
- a CDS encoding DUF2244 domain-containing protein, with protein sequence MSEASGTTKALFEAVIYPNPPLSRRGAALVIGGFALLSSVIGLASFLAGAWPVVGFLGLDVLLLWAAFAAVRHRARAFEAVRLERERLTIRRVDQHGRSREWRLIPYFTRVEFEQQLQRASLVRVRDHVTNVRIGGFLTPTERADLARALREAVGETKKLAPL encoded by the coding sequence ATGAGCGAAGCGTCCGGCACGACCAAGGCGTTGTTCGAGGCGGTGATCTATCCCAACCCGCCATTGTCCCGGCGCGGCGCCGCGCTGGTCATCGGCGGGTTTGCCCTGCTTTCCTCGGTGATCGGGCTGGCGAGCTTCCTGGCCGGGGCCTGGCCGGTGGTGGGCTTTCTCGGGCTGGACGTCCTGCTGCTGTGGGCGGCGTTCGCGGCGGTGCGCCACCGGGCCCGGGCGTTCGAGGCGGTGCGCCTGGAGCGGGAACGGCTGACCATCCGCCGGGTCGACCAGCATGGCCGCAGCCGCGAGTGGCGGCTGATCCCTTACTTCACGCGGGTCGAGTTCGAGCAGCAGCTGCAGCGCGCGAGCCTGGTGCGGGTCCGCGACCATGTCACCAACGTGCGGATCGGCGGGTTCCTGACCCCGACCGAGCGGGCGGACCTGGCGCGGGCGCTTCGGGAAGCGGTGGGTGAAACCAAGAAGCTCGCCCCTCTGTGA
- the nth gene encoding endonuclease III — translation MSDTMTPECVEAIFAHLAAADPEPKTELVYRDPFSLLVAVVLSAQSTDVGVNKATVGLFAEAPDAAAMARMSEEAVGRHIRTLGLWRNKAKNVVALARILVERHGGEVPHDRAALEALPGVGRKTANVVLNVAFGEGTIAVDTHIFRVANRTGLAPGKTVEKVEQELLRVVPDTYLLGAHHWLILHGRHVCKARRPECGRCVIEPWCLFPDKQLYSKRPIGPDGVSSPDESRRSA, via the coding sequence ATGAGCGACACCATGACGCCCGAGTGCGTCGAAGCGATCTTCGCCCATCTGGCCGCGGCCGATCCGGAGCCAAAGACCGAGCTCGTCTATCGCGACCCGTTCAGCCTGCTGGTGGCGGTGGTGCTGTCCGCCCAGTCCACCGATGTCGGGGTGAACAAGGCCACGGTCGGGCTGTTCGCCGAAGCCCCCGACGCCGCCGCGATGGCCCGGATGAGCGAGGAGGCGGTCGGCAGGCATATCCGGACCCTGGGGCTGTGGCGGAACAAGGCCAAGAACGTCGTGGCGCTGGCGCGGATCCTGGTGGAGCGCCACGGCGGCGAGGTGCCGCATGACCGCGCGGCCCTGGAGGCCCTTCCCGGGGTCGGCCGCAAAACCGCCAACGTCGTGCTGAACGTGGCGTTTGGCGAGGGCACCATCGCGGTCGACACCCATATCTTCCGGGTCGCCAACCGCACCGGCCTGGCGCCGGGCAAGACGGTCGAGAAGGTGGAGCAGGAGCTGCTCCGGGTGGTGCCGGACACGTACCTGCTGGGCGCCCACCACTGGCTGATCCTGCACGGCCGCCATGTCTGCAAGGCGCGCCGGCCGGAATGCGGCCGCTGCGTGATCGAGCCCTGGTGCCTGTTCCCCGACAAGCAGCTCTATTCGAAGCGGCCGATCGGGCCGGACGGCGTGAGCAGCCCGGACGAGAGCCGCCGCTCGGCATAG